From the Acuticoccus sediminis genome, the window GGGCGGCTCTATCGTCTCGTTCAATCTCGACGCATTCGAGTCCTACGGACACAAGCAGGGCGACAATGCCCCCGTCTCCGAAGAGGCCGCCTTCGCCTATACCGGTGCGCTCAACCGCTTCCTCGCGACGGACAGCGGTCACCGCATCCAGATCGGCGATGCCTCAACCGTGTTCTGGGCCGAGGCTGACGACGGCGCTACCGCCGCCACCGCGACGGGACTGTTCGCCCAAGCCTTCGGCAGTACCCCGGATACGCGGATCGATGTGCAGCGCGTCGGTGCCGTGCTCGCCGAGATCCAGCGCGGCAAGCCCATCGCCGAGGTGGCACCGGACCTCGCCGAAGGCGTGCGCTTCTACGTCCTCGGCCTCGCACCGAACGCGGCGCGCATCTCCATCCGCTTCTGGCTGGAGGACGATTTCGCCGCTCTCATGCACAACTATGCCGAATTCGCCGCTGATATCTGCATCGATCCGCCATCGAAGGACGGTCAGCCACCGCTATGGCGCTATCTCCTGGAGCTCGCCGTTCAGGGCAAGCGCGAGAATGTGCCGCCGAACCTTGCCGGCGAAGTCATGCGCTCGATCCTCACCGGCGGGCGTTACCCGCAGTCTCTTCTTGCCACAACGTTGATGCGCATCCGCACCGACCGCCGTGTCGGACCGTTGCGCGCCGGCCTCGTCAAAGCATTTCTCACCCGCAATCATTTCGGGAGCCCGCCCGTGGCCCGCGACGTCGACAATCCGTCCACCGCCTACCAGCTCGGCCGACTTTTCGCCGTCCTTGAAGCAGCCCAGTACGCCGCGCTTGGTCGCGTGAATGCTCCGATCAGTGATCGCTACTATGCCGCGGCCTCGGCGACACCCGCCCGCGTTTTCTCCGCCCTCATGCGCGGTCTGCACACCCACGTGTCCCATGCACGCAAGCGCGGTCGTGGCGGTTGGATCGAACCGCGCATCGAAGAAATCATGAGCAAGCTCGATCCCGACCTGCCCAAGACACTGCAGCTGGAAGATCAGGGCCGGTTCGCTCTCGGCTATTATCATGAAAAATCATATCGGCCGGCCGGCACCGCCGCGCTCAGCGACGACGAGATCGCCGAAGGAGACGCGCAATGACCAGGGGAACCCCGATCGCGAACCGCCACGATATCGTCGTTCTGTTCGAGGTGGCGAACGGCAATCCCAACGGCGACCCGGACGCCGGCAACATGCCACGCATGGATCCAGAGACCGGTCACGGTCTCGTCAGCGACGTCTCGCTGAAACGCAAAATCCGTAACTACGTTGAGATGACGAAGAACGACGCCGCCGGCGATCGCATCTATGTCACCGAAGGCGCCATCCTCAACGAGAAGCACCGGGAGGCCTACCGCGCCGTGCGTCCGGACGATGCCAGCGTTGCCAAGGCAGCGAAGCTCACCCCGAAGTCCGACGAAGAGGCGAAGGCTGTCCGCGACTTCATGTGTGAGAATTTCTACGACATCCGCACCTTCGGCGGTGTTCTTTCCACCGGGATCAATGCCGGCCAGGTGCGCGGACCGGTTCAGTTCGCCTTCGCCCGCTCGGCCGAGCCGATCCTGCCGCTGGAGGTCTCCATCACCCGTATGGCGGCGACCAGCGAAAAGGAGAAGGCCGAGTTCAAGGAGGGCGACGACGAGGCCGAAAAGCGCGGCGACAAACGCACCATGGGCCGCAAGCACATCGTGCCCTACGGCCTCTACCGGGCACACTGCTTCGTTTCGGCCAAGCTCGCGGAAAAGACCGGCTTCTGCGACGAGGACCTTGATCTCCTCTTGGAGGCAATCAGGGACATGTTCGAGCACGATCGCTCCGCTGCCCGCGGAGAAATGGCGACGCGCAAGGTCATAGTCTTCCGCCACGACAACGCCCTCGGCCGTGCTCCGGCGCACGACCTTTTCGACAGGGTGCGCATCGGCCGTGCCGTCGATGGCGAATTTCGCGAGATCGATGATCGTCTCGGCAATCTCGCACCGGCCCGCGCGTTCGCCGACTACGCCGTCAGGATCGACCGCGAAGGTTTGCCAGAAGGCATCGAGATCATCGAGGCGTGAATCGTCCAGTGCGGGGACCGAAGATGAGCGTTGCCCCGAGCTGATCCCACTTCGGCACTGCAGCACGTCGTCCAGGCGAACTCGCCACCTTCGGCATCAGCGTAAGCGCCCACCAGACCCCATGTAGCGGCGCGTGGCCGGATCGGGGATGATCCGAGGACGATGTGAGCAAGCAGTAGGTATTGAGTCTGGACCCATGTCTGGACATAGAAGCTTCCAGTTGATCGAGGGGGAGGTCACCCGGCTCGATGCGAGCCCTGCGATGCCGAGGCGGCGCTGGTCGACATCGGCGAAGGAGGATGTCAAACGGCGTTCAATCGGGGTTCTGGCGCATTTGTGGTGCAGGCCTCACGCGGCGGGCATCAGCCGGGCCCGGAGAAGATCGAGGTTGGCGCGACCGCCCATCTGGCGCTTGAGGGTCTTCAGCTTGCAGATGTTTCCTTCCGTCTGACCGTTGGACCACACAAGCGCGATGGCGGCAGCAACAGCAGCGCGATCCGCGGCGATGCCACGTGCAAAGCTGGCGATCGGAGATACGAATGCCGCCCTGATCCATGGTTCGAGACCATTGGCGTCGCGGCTTCGGATGAGCCGGTGGAATGCGTCGACGGTCTCTCGGGCGGCGATGATCTCCGGGGCCTCCCGCGTAACGGTCGCGACGATGATCGCCTCGGCACGGGTCAGCTTGTCCCGGGCGAGCGTCAGCAACCGTGCCAGCGTCCGGCTCCCCGGGCAGCGCAGGGGGACGCTGCCGGCTTCGTCTCGGCGTCGCCGGGTCACCCATTCGGTGACGACGCGCAACGCTCCTGGAAAGCCGACCGCGCGGAGACGGCGCCAGAGTTCGGCTCCGTTGCGACAGCCGCCGTTCCATTCGGCGTTGAGGCGATCGAGCCATGGCTCGAGCGAACTGGCGCGGGGGCGGAATGGTTCGGCGCGGCCGCCGCGGACGACGTCGCGCACGAGTTTGCGCGACCTGCCTGTCCGGCGTGCGATCTCCTTGATGGCGACGCCCTGCTCGTGGGGCATCAGGACAACCGCATCGGCGTCGGCGCGCCGCTGCCAACCCTCATGCTGGAGCCGCTCGGCGGCGGTCAAAGTCGCGGGATCGACGGGACCTTGAGCAAGCGCTCGGCGGACTTCTCGCATGCACCGCTTGACCACCAGCAGGAACGCTGCGCTTGCGTTCTCAAAAAGATGCCAGCGATCAGCGACTTGCACCGCTTCCGGTCGACCCTTGGCAGCGCCAGCTCCATAGCCGCCTCCGCGATCACGGGCGATGATCTCGATGCTCGGCCTCTCCGCGAGCCACGCAGCCACTGTCGCCGGCTCGCGGTCCGGGAGCAGATCGATGATCGAGCGTCGCTCCAAATCGCAGATCAACGTGCCGTAGCGGTGCCCCTTGCGCCACGCCCAGTCGTCGATCCCTATCGCCAGGGGCGCAGGGGCGGCCGGCGCGCGCCGTCTGACGGTGCGGAGAAGCGTGTCCTTGCTCACCGGCAAGAGAAGTCGCCGCGCGACAGCCTGCGCGGGCCGCCCACCAAGCGCAAAGCCCAGGTGGTGAACGATGCCGTCGAGACGTTCGGTTCGCCTGCTTCGTGCCGCCGCAGCACCGGGGTCCAGCCGCTCTGCAAAGATGCGGCGTTTGCAAGCGGCGTTGACGCAACAAAAGCGTCGGATGGTCACCACCATCTCGACCCGGCAGCCGTGGGCGGGCAGATCAGCCAGCCGGCGCTGGTATCGGCTGTGGACACGACGAGCGCCCCGGCCGCAGCATGGGCACGACGCCGATGCTGACGTCGACCGGGCAGACACCAAAACTCCGTCGCCGTCCAACGTGACGCGTTCAACCAGCAGCCCGGCGAGCGTGAACTGCCGCTCGCGCTTCGAAACCGACATCCACAGCGCTCCAATGGAAAGACGCTGCCCTCAGAATCCAAAACTGCATCGAAAGTGAGATGCGGTAACGGGGTCTGCGTCCCGCGCTGCCCGCATGTTGCGCTTGCCCACCGCGAGAGCTGCTGGCGACGCTCCCGTATCCGATCCAGCAGGAGAATTACGGGATGAAGCTGCTCATTGGCCTCGATGTCTCACTCGCGAAGACGGCAGCCTGCGTGCTCGACGAGCATGGAGTGATCATCAGGGAAGTGGAGATCGCCAGCGAACCGGAGGCGCTGGCGCAGTTCGCGAGAGAGCAGCCGGGGGACATCGCCGCGATCGGCCTCGAAGCGGGTCCGCTGTCCCAGTGGCTGCACCGCGGTCTGGTAGGGGAAGGCTTCGACGCGGTCCTCATGGAGACGCGGCAGGTGAAGGGCGCGCTGAAGGCGATGCCGATCAAGACCGACCGGCGCGATGCCGAGGGCATCGCCCGGCTGCTTCATCTGGGCTGGTTCCGGCCCGTTCACTGCAAGTCGATCTCGGCGCAGGAAGTCCGAGCCCTGCTGTCAGCGCGAAAGGCGGTCCAGCAGGGCATGATCGCGCTGGAGCTGTCGCTCCACGGCCTGCTTCGGAACTTTGGGCTAAAACTCGGAACAATCTCCAAGGGCCGGTTCGAGGCCCGCATCCGAGAGCTAGCTGATGGCAATGCGATGTTGGAGGCCGCGGCGGGTCCAATGCTGCGCGCCCGAGCCAGTCTCCGCAAGGAGTTCGCAGGGCTCGAAAGGCAGGTGCGCCAGCTCGCGAAGGACGACGCGGTTTGCCGCCTGCTGATGACCATGCCGGGGATCGGGGCGGTGAGGGACGTGGTTCCGGTTATGCCGCGGGTCTGACTGTTGCCGCCCCTGCGGGCGAGCACGCAAGTGAGATGGGCACACCGGAATTGCATCGAACCAGCATCATGTTGGCAGCCACTGCGCTGACCACGGACCGAAGCATGCACCCCGGGAAACTCGATGAGAGGTCGCAGCAAGGGCGGCACAGCGAACCTGATACTCGGAAACGCCGCTCTGGCGGACGATGGCGTTTGCCCAAAAGCGCTTGACGAAGACGGCTCCGTTACCGAAGTCACGCCCCTTATTCCACACATGAAGTAATTGCGGGTGGCTGTCTCGCCGTCGCCGGGGTTCCAATACGGTTGGACCTTCGGATTGGCAGCCAGCAGGAGAATGGCCATGACCCAATATGTCGGCTTGGACGTGTCGCAAAAGGAGACGGCCGTATGCATTGTCGACGGCGAGGGGACCGTCGTGTTCGAGGGCCGTGCAACGACCGACCCCGATGCCTTGGCTGAGATCATTGGCGAGCGCGCACCGGCGGCGTCGCGGATTGGCTTGGAAACGGGAATGATGTCCAGCTGGCTGTGGCGCGAGCTCAATCAGCGCGGACTTCCGGTCATTTGCATCGATGCGCGACATGCCCATGCGGTGCTCTCGACCAGGATGAACAAGAGCGACGGAAACGATGCTCGCGGCATCGCCGAGTTGATCCGCGTCGGCTGGTACCGCGAGGTCAGGATCAAGAGCCCGGAAAGTCAGGCGGCTCGCACGCTCCTTGTGGCACGCTCGCGACTGGTCACGATCCGCAAGGACCTTCACAACCAGATCCGCTCGATGCTGGGCGAGATCGGGCTGCGCCTTCCCCGGGCGGTCGGACGCGCATTCGTGAGCCGTGTCCGAGACTGCCTCGCTGATCGGTCTGGTTTGCTCGAGGTCGTCGAGCCCCTGCTGGCGGTCTACGAACGCGTGCTGGCGGAGCAGGCGAGGCTCGACAAAAAGGCACAGGATCTTGCTCGCGCAGACGAAACGGTGCGGCGTCTGATGACGGTGCCAGGCATCGGAGCGGTGACGGCCCTCGCGTACCGCCATACCATCGATGATCCGACCCGCTTTGCTTCTGCGCAGACCGTCGGCGCCTATCTCGGGCTCACGCCTCGCCGGCGTCAGTCGGGGACGATGGACGTCAAAGGTCGGGTGTCGAAATGGGGTGACCGTGCCCTGCGAAGCTACCTCTACGAGGCTGCCGTCGTTCTCCTGCACCGCACGAAACGCTGGTCGCGGCTCAAGGTATGGGGCGTGCAGCTGGCGCGGCGCGTAGGTCTCAAGAAGGCGCATACTGCGGTGGCCCGCAAACTTGCTGTCATTCTGCATTGCATCTGGACCGACGGAACCGAGTTCGAATGGGGCGAAGAGACGGCTATGCACCTCCGAGCCTAAACCCAGCACACCA encodes:
- a CDS encoding IS110 family transposase, translating into MKLLIGLDVSLAKTAACVLDEHGVIIREVEIASEPEALAQFAREQPGDIAAIGLEAGPLSQWLHRGLVGEGFDAVLMETRQVKGALKAMPIKTDRRDAEGIARLLHLGWFRPVHCKSISAQEVRALLSARKAVQQGMIALELSLHGLLRNFGLKLGTISKGRFEARIRELADGNAMLEAAAGPMLRARASLRKEFAGLERQVRQLAKDDAVCRLLMTMPGIGAVRDVVPVMPRV
- a CDS encoding ISL3 family transposase encodes the protein MSVSKRERQFTLAGLLVERVTLDGDGVLVSARSTSASASCPCCGRGARRVHSRYQRRLADLPAHGCRVEMVVTIRRFCCVNAACKRRIFAERLDPGAAAARSRRTERLDGIVHHLGFALGGRPAQAVARRLLLPVSKDTLLRTVRRRAPAAPAPLAIGIDDWAWRKGHRYGTLICDLERRSIIDLLPDREPATVAAWLAERPSIEIIARDRGGGYGAGAAKGRPEAVQVADRWHLFENASAAFLLVVKRCMREVRRALAQGPVDPATLTAAERLQHEGWQRRADADAVVLMPHEQGVAIKEIARRTGRSRKLVRDVVRGGRAEPFRPRASSLEPWLDRLNAEWNGGCRNGAELWRRLRAVGFPGALRVVTEWVTRRRRDEAGSVPLRCPGSRTLARLLTLARDKLTRAEAIIVATVTREAPEIIAARETVDAFHRLIRSRDANGLEPWIRAAFVSPIASFARGIAADRAAVAAAIALVWSNGQTEGNICKLKTLKRQMGGRANLDLLRARLMPAA
- the cas7c gene encoding type I-C CRISPR-associated protein Cas7/Csd2 produces the protein MTRGTPIANRHDIVVLFEVANGNPNGDPDAGNMPRMDPETGHGLVSDVSLKRKIRNYVEMTKNDAAGDRIYVTEGAILNEKHREAYRAVRPDDASVAKAAKLTPKSDEEAKAVRDFMCENFYDIRTFGGVLSTGINAGQVRGPVQFAFARSAEPILPLEVSITRMAATSEKEKAEFKEGDDEAEKRGDKRTMGRKHIVPYGLYRAHCFVSAKLAEKTGFCDEDLDLLLEAIRDMFEHDRSAARGEMATRKVIVFRHDNALGRAPAHDLFDRVRIGRAVDGEFREIDDRLGNLAPARAFADYAVRIDREGLPEGIEIIEA
- a CDS encoding IS110 family transposase, coding for MTQYVGLDVSQKETAVCIVDGEGTVVFEGRATTDPDALAEIIGERAPAASRIGLETGMMSSWLWRELNQRGLPVICIDARHAHAVLSTRMNKSDGNDARGIAELIRVGWYREVRIKSPESQAARTLLVARSRLVTIRKDLHNQIRSMLGEIGLRLPRAVGRAFVSRVRDCLADRSGLLEVVEPLLAVYERVLAEQARLDKKAQDLARADETVRRLMTVPGIGAVTALAYRHTIDDPTRFASAQTVGAYLGLTPRRRQSGTMDVKGRVSKWGDRALRSYLYEAAVVLLHRTKRWSRLKVWGVQLARRVGLKKAHTAVARKLAVILHCIWTDGTEFEWGEETAMHLRA
- the cas8c gene encoding type I-C CRISPR-associated protein Cas8c/Csd1, producing MTILAALTAATLPDAPPPGFAEGKVSTLVSLNPDGTVANVTDLRIHKGSKRVARVMLIPHPVKRASGIAPNFLWDKTAYALGVTAGAGKRTADEHAAFVALHEERLAGTEDEGLKALLAFLRTWSPERFSKPIWADTALDENVVFALETDRQNDVRLHDRPAARALLAQTEEPGETAAICLVTGIRAPPARLHPSIKGVWGGQTAGGSIVSFNLDAFESYGHKQGDNAPVSEEAAFAYTGALNRFLATDSGHRIQIGDASTVFWAEADDGATAATATGLFAQAFGSTPDTRIDVQRVGAVLAEIQRGKPIAEVAPDLAEGVRFYVLGLAPNAARISIRFWLEDDFAALMHNYAEFAADICIDPPSKDGQPPLWRYLLELAVQGKRENVPPNLAGEVMRSILTGGRYPQSLLATTLMRIRTDRRVGPLRAGLVKAFLTRNHFGSPPVARDVDNPSTAYQLGRLFAVLEAAQYAALGRVNAPISDRYYAAASATPARVFSALMRGLHTHVSHARKRGRGGWIEPRIEEIMSKLDPDLPKTLQLEDQGRFALGYYHEKSYRPAGTAALSDDEIAEGDAQ